One region of Culex pipiens pallens isolate TS chromosome 2, TS_CPP_V2, whole genome shotgun sequence genomic DNA includes:
- the LOC120428140 gene encoding cytochrome c oxidase assembly factor 7 homolog, whose product MSFDLKNESDVKEYLDKLGIEYRFGCYSEKKADVCHLLGDYLEGIKKDFDKAGKVYRSNCDDYGYAKSCLKYGNYSFLGKGRASDKGDPVKAYQYYEKGCQLNDPDACLHSGLLLVSKSIPKEMKRDVGKAFQYLTKSCEMNNANACFYLSGMHISGVVKDEFKAKEQELHQQKSAHQKDKPAASASLPTLPEGAYVVERDMQKAFEFAYKACELRNMYACANLSQMYAKGDGIPRDEKKAEKYKQLALEMQDEIKKEQQKLNFQQGLNPT is encoded by the exons ATGTCGTTCGACCTGAAAAACGAGTCCGACGTCAAGGAGTATCTGGACAAACTGGGCATCGAATACCGGTTCGGGTGTTACTCGGAGAAAAAAGCTGACG TGTGCCACCTGCTGGGCGATTACCTGGAGGGAATCAAGAAGGACTTTGACAAGGCGGGAAAGGTTTATCGGTCCAACTGTGACGATTACGGCTACGCCAAGAGTTGCTTAAAGTATGGAAATTATAGCTTTCTGGGCAAGGGCCGTGCCTCGGACAAGGGTGACCCGGTGAAGGCGTACCAGTACTACGAAAAAGGCTGCCAGCTGAACGACCCGGACGCGTGTCTCCACTCGGGCCTCCTCCTCGTGTCCAAATCGATTCCCAAAGAAATGAAACGAGACGTCGGCAAGGCGTTCCAATATCTGACCAAGAGCTGTGAAATGAACAACGCAAACGCCTGCTTCTACCTGTCCGGCATGCACATCTCCGGCGTCGTCAAGGACGAGTTCAAAGCGAAAGAGCAGGAACTGCACCAGCAAAAGTCCGCCCACCAGAAAGACAAACCAGCAGCCTCCGCCTCGCTGCCAACCCTTCCCGAGGGTGCGTACGTCGTCGAGCGGGACATGCAGAAGGCGTTCGAGTTTGCGTACAAGGCGTGCGAGCTGCGCAACATGTACGCGTGTGCCAACCTCAGTCAGATGTACGCCAAGGGTGACGGAATCCCGCGGGACGAAAAAAAGGCGGAAAAGTACAAGCAACTGGCGCTGGAAATGCAAGACGAAATCAAGAAAGAGCAGCAGAAGCTCAACTTCCAGCAGGGACTGAACCCGACGTAG
- the LOC120428142 gene encoding zinc finger protein ZFP2-like — translation MILEAVFEFCAIIKFNLKKMSTFDSDCAFMNLEEICRSCMSKKQKMRPLFGSSLDSMLMTVANVKVSPNDGFPAQMCVQCVLQVSRAFTFKQQCEKADVTIREHLAAQKANQEKDEPEPELQLITLHPDSPGLEYRINGNAGNECVLILRSIKIPPVEAVQQLPEVVPVEDPKTFIVANVESFLQSDEMQDQSREIVGGKVDLEINRDDLSCNLGQELLEDGCYVEEIEEPFEQNQEDVILERETTVQLSSSEAPTSNARFECNVCKKKFSNSSKLRRHSRTHLLHKPHVCNICGMSFAESSNLTKHRRKHTGELRNVVGKPNLCPVCGKRFKWTTSLSKHMKHHTKRKVYWCSFPGCGKYYVEQRSLDIHSYSHDDKKPFSCQYCSKGFTQKCNLEKHERVHTGERPFRCNICFKSFAQSGYLVIHQRIHSHERPYSCQECGKQFAASNALTVHLRSHSGVRNYGCDACGKRFSRQETLTIHTARKHSGGERPPHGCVLCEARFESADQLTEHMKSEHGDRFYHMCPSCGKVYASMQSLKNHQKIHLKEGDEDQKLGQTVDGELTRSRETAETNLSGNQILESVNFTGENINVIYD, via the exons ATGATTTTAGAAGccgtttttgaattttgtgcaataatcaaatttaatttaaagaaaatgagCACTTTTGACAGTGATTGTGCCTTCATGAATCTGGAGGAAATCTGCCGCAGTTGCATGTCCAAAAAGCAGAAAATGCGACCCCTGTTTGGTTCCAGCCTGGACTCGATGCTGATGACCGTGGCGAATGTCAAG GTCTCCCCAAACGATGGCTTCCCGGCGCAGATGTGCGTCCAGTGCGTGCTGCAGGTCAGCCGTGCGTTCACCTTCAAGCAGCAGTGCGAAAAGGCGGACGTCACCATCCGGGAACATTTGGCCGCCCAAAAAGCGAACCAGGAAAAGGACGAACCGGAGCCAGAGCTGCAACTCATCACGCTGCATCCGGACAGTCCCGGGTTAGAGTATCGAATCAACGGAAATGCCGGCAACGAGTGCGTGCTGATTCTGCGAAGTATTAAGATTCCTCCGGTGGAGGCGGTTCAGCAGCTACCGGAAGTTGTTCCGGTGGAAGATCCGAAAACTTTTATTGTGGCGAATGTTGAGTCGTTTTTGCAAAGCGATGAAATGCAGGACCAATCGAGAGAAATAGTCGGAGGAAAGGTTGATTTAGAAATTAATCGAGACGATCTATCCTGTAATCTGGGACAGGAACTGCTGGAGGATGGTTGTTACG TTGAAGAAATTGAGGAGCCTTTTGAGCAGAATCAAGAAGACGTAATTCTTGAACGCGAAACAACAGTGCAACTGTCGAGCTCAGAAGCTCCAACGTCGAATGCCCGCTTTGAGTGCAATGTGTGCAAAAAGAAATTCTCCAACTCCAGTAAGCTGAGG CGCCACTCGCGGACTCATCTTCTCCACAAACCGCATGTTTGCAATATCTGCGGCATGAGCTTCGCGGAAAGTTCGAACCTCACCAAGCACAGACGCAAGCATACCGGCGAACTTCGCAACGTCGTAGGAAAACCAAATCTTTGCCCTGTGTGCGGAAAACGGTTCAAGTGGACCACCTCACTCTCAAAGCACATGAAACACCACACGAAACGTAAGGTTTACTGGTGTTCGTTTCCAGGCTGCGGAAAATACTACGTCGAACAGCGTTCTCTAGACATTCACAGTTATTCGCACGACGATAAGAAACCCTTCTCGTGTCAGTACTGCAGTAAAGGATTCACGCAAAAGTGTAACCTAGAAAAGCACGAACGCGTTCACACCGGCGAGAGGCCCTTCCGCTGCAACATATGCTTCAAAAGCTTCGCCCAGAGCGGTTATCTGGTCATCCATCAGCGAATCCACAGCCACGAACGGCCCTACAGTTGCCAGGAGTGCGGCAAGCAGTTTGCGGCCTCAAACGCCCTAACCGTCCACCTGCGGTCGCACAGTGGCGTGCGCAATTACGGCTGTGATGCGTGTGGGAAGCGATTTTCGCGCCAGGAAACGCTCACCATTCACACGGCTCGGAAGCACTCGGGCGGCGAGCGGCCACCGCACGGCTGTGTGCTGTGCGAGGCAAGGTTCGAGAGTGCCGACCAGCTGACGGAGCACATGAAGAGCGAGCACGGCGATCGGTTCTACCACATGTGTCCGAGCTGCGGGAAGGTGTACGCGTCGATGCAGAGTTTGAAG AACCACCAGAAGATTCACCTCAAGGAAGGCGATGAAGATCAGAAGCTAGGTCAGACCGTTGACGGTGAGCTGACACGATCTCGTGAGACTGCAGAAACAAATCTTTCCGGTAATCAAATACTTGAATCTGTTAACTTTACGGGAGAAAACATTAATGTTATTTAcgattaa
- the LOC120428138 gene encoding actin-related protein 10-like gives MPLFDSVLQEKPAIVLEMGHALTKLGYAGEPHPRSIIPSEVLDHKAKSANRTTPNRKLFDYANESELYDQLVEFLKMIFFKYVLVSPKERKIVIVESVLCPTQIRENLAKALFCHFDVSSIYYVPLHLVVLSTLAVDTALVVDVGYKEASVVPVYSGVQAVFAFEAQNLAAEAIHEYIKGELILNGVEEHLLTDYVVEDIKVRTCFVTTRERACKWRSEEKFETCPDVDYPIKGDEIIKIPGILRETAFEVLFPEDNDHLNLANIILNSILKCPKDMRKALAENLVLVGGTTMVLGLAARLKQELAALLQSDQYREKLFIKTFKFHKPPAKANFTAWLGGSIYGATDLVLTKSIAREAYSKNQQLPDFTNYDETRSHGRI, from the exons ATGCCCCTCTTCGATTCCGTACTGCAGGAAAAGCCGGCCATCGTGCTGGAAATGGGTCATGCCCTAACCAA ACTCGGTTACGCCGGTGAGCCCCACCCCCGCAGCATCATCCCGTCGGAGGTGCTGGACCACAAGGCGAAGAGTGCCAACCGGACAACCCCGAACAGGAAGCTGTTCGATTACGCCAACGAGTCCGAGCTGTACGACCAGCTGGTGGAGTTTCTGAAGATGATCTTCTTCAAGTACGTGCTGGTCAGTCCGAAAGAGCGCAAGATTGTGATCGTGGAGTCGGTGCTCTGCCCGACGCAGATCCGGGAGAATCTGGCCAAGGCGCTGTTTTGCCACTTTGACGTTTCGTCGATCTACTACGTTCCGTTGCATCTGGTGGTGCTTTCGACGCTGGCCGTGGACACCGCCCTGGTGGTGGACGTTGGGTACAAGGAGGCGAGTGTCGTTCCGGTTTACAGCGGAGTTCAAGCGGTGTTTGCGTTTGAAGCGCAGAATTTGGCGGCGGAAGCGATTCATGAGTACATCAAGGGCGAGTTGATTTTGAACGGGGTTGAGGAACATCTGCTGACAGATTACGTCGTGGAGGACATTAAGGTGCGGACGTGCTTCGTGACTACGAGGGAACGTGCCTGCAAGTGGCGCAGCGAGGAAAAGTTTGAAACCTGCCCCGATGTGGACTACCCGATTAAGGGAGatgaaatcattaaaattcCTGGAATTTTGCGGGAAACCGCGTTTGAAGTACTGTTTCCCGAGGATAACGACCACCTCAACTTGGCAAACATCATCCTGAATTCGATCTTGAAATGCCCCAAGGACATGCGGAAAGCGCTCGCTGAAAACCTGGTTCTCGTGGGCGGTACCACAATGGTCCTAGGTCTGGCAGCGCGTCTCAAGCAGGAACTGGCGGCGCTTCTGCAATCGGACCAGTATCGGGAAAAGCTCTTCATCAAGACGTTCAAGTTCCACAAACCACCGGCGAAGGCCAACTTTACCGCCTGGCTGGGAGGATCGATCTACGGTGCGACGGATCTGGTGCTCACCAAGTCGATTGCCCGCGAGGCGTACAGCAAGAACCAGCAGCTGCCCGACTTTACCAACTACGATGAGACGCGATCGCACGGTAGGATTTAG